In one window of Camelina sativa cultivar DH55 chromosome 15, Cs, whole genome shotgun sequence DNA:
- the LOC104745116 gene encoding uncharacterized protein LOC104745116, with protein MRDTTWLERLGLALRTAMACLIVSMTTLYAPKPLKHFTTFPAFSYLTTILIWLSDAEPTYGEVLKCCVDVSLATFQTTAIVLVSVLVVGPASLGNGLVAPVAVALASFIVAFPVSTSLLTKRIAFGQIVVVYVTFAVFNGEVAHVFMLPVHLAASTALGAIASILAVLLPFPRLAHSQMSKGCELYAETALERLNLFVDVMMARDNTTAQVLITRAASLSAAAKNILKSIKIHHDRLAWERPDTRFLRRKQKLDPAEKLHATEFLMRGLELALGSCSSFPQGMNRDEVTRLLEGPRTHIAPQSSSTLKSQDSLDWHLEAGSLSTAALPVCFFRYCVKIFRGDSLSVRQDSNSVNRSNTEEETHPENEGLSMTKKVLNILCVWMAREKFVFAFKCSISLGLAVLFGIMYNKQNGYWSGLTVAISLVSGRQATLTVANSRLQGTAMGSVYGLLCCFVFHRLEEFRFLPLLPWIILAVFMRHSKVYGQPGGVTAAIAALLILGRRNYGAPTEFAITRIVEASIGLLCFVFGEILVTPVRAATLARTELSHCLDALLDCIQSLVLCSEEKNQKMASVTDLRKRQAKLKSHVDALERLTGEALTEPKIPFLRPLNTVSYYKLLGSFSKISDLCLYVCDGLKNLSGVQPNLVFPWDNITHDLRAFQEKLNPSVKCLKEINITKSQARLQKELQKRKICHDVEAGTTTSNENYSNMELGPSQDDAERFSASFVMLLKEATDKISDNTAEEVLKKSETALCLSSLGFCISRLMQETICIVTEITHTT; from the exons ATGCGTGACACAACATGGCTAGAGCGACTTGGCCTGGCTCTGAGAACCGCCATGGCTTGTCTCATCGTGAGCATGACAACTTTGTACGCTCCTAAACCACTAAAACACTTCACAACGTTTCCAGCCTTCTCTTACTTGACAACAATCCTGATCTGGCTCTCCGATGCTGAACCAACATATGGTGAAGTACTCAAGTGCTGTGTTGATGTCTCTTTGGCCACTTTTCAGACAACAGCCATTGTACTAGTGAGTGTCTTGGTGGTTGGACCAGCTTCACTAGGAAATGGCTTGGTGGCTCCAGTTGCTGTGGCCCTAGCGTCTTTCATCGTGGCTTTTCCTGTTTCCACAAGTCTTCTGACAAAACGGATTGCCTTTGGACAAATTGTTGTCGTCTACGTGACTTTTGCGGTGTTCAATGGAGAGGTGGCTCATGTTTTCATGCTCCCGGTTCATTTGGCGGCCAGTACAGCACTTGGAGCCATCGCTTCTATCCTAGCCGTGCTTCTCCCGTTTCCAAGGCTAGCTCATAGTCAG ATGAGCAAGGGTTGCGAATTATATGCTGAAACTGCTCTTGAGAGGTTGAATTTATTCGTCGATGTCATGATGGCTCGAGACAACACTACAGCTCAGGTTTTGATCACACGGGCTGCTTCATTGTCTGCAGCAGCAAAAAACATACTCAAGAGCATCAAAATCCACCAT GATCGTTTGGCATGGGAGAGACCAGATACAAGATTCTTGAGAAGGAAGCAGAAGTTGGATCCTGCGGAGAAACTGCATGCAACAGAATTTCTGATGAGGGGGCTAGAGCTGGCATTGGGTTCTTGCAGTTCCTTTCCTCAAGGCATGAACCGTGATGAAGTGACTCGTCTCTTAGAAGGTCCAAGAACACATATTGCTCCACAGTCATCATCTACTCTTAAGTCTCAAGATAGTCTAGACTGGCATCTTGAGGCTGGGTCTCTGTCCACTGCAGCTTTACCGGTTTGTTTCTTCCGATACTGCGTCAAAATCTTCAGAGGTGATTCGTTATCTGTGAGACAAGATAGTAACTCTGTAAATAGGAGTAACACGGAGGAAGAAACTCATCCAGAAAACGAAGGATTGTCCATGACCAAAAAGGTTTTGAACATTCTATGTGTCTGGATGGCCAGAGAAAAGTTTGTCTTTGCATTCAAGTGCTCGATTTCTCTAGGCCTTGCTGTTCTGTTTGGTATTATGTATAACAAACAGAACGGGTATTGGTCGGGTCTAACTGTAGCCATTAGCCTTGTAAGCGGAAGGCAAGCAACATTAACAGTGGCAAATTCTCGTCTACAAGGGACAGCGATGGGATCAGTCTATGGTCtattatgttgttttgttttccatagACTAGAAGAATTCAGGTTCTTACCTCTGCTCCCTTGGATAATCCTCGCCGTCTTCATGAGGCACAGCAAAGTCTATGGCCAGCCTGGAGGAGTCACAGCTGCCATTGCTGCACTGTTGATACTTGGAAGGAGGAATTATGGAGCTCCAACTGAGTTTGCGATCACTCGCATTGTTGAAGCTTCAATTgggttgctctgttttgtctttGGGGAGATTCTCGTCACTCCTGTGAGAGCAGCAACCCTTGCAAGAACCGAGCTTAGCCACTGTCTTGATGCCCTCTTAGATTGCATCCAATCACTGGTTCTTTGTTCTGAGGAGAAGAACCAGAAAATGGCATCGGTTACAGATTTGAGGAAAAGACAGGCAAAACTCAAATCTCATGTAGACGCATTAGAGAGGTTAACAGGAGAAGCCTTAACAGAGCCTAAGATTCCATTCCTCCGCCCATTAAACACGGTCAGTTACTACAAGCTTTTGGGCTCTTTCTCGAAGATATCTGATCTTTGTCTCTATGTTTGTGATGGCCTCAAAAACCTATCTGGAGTTCAACCAAACCTTGTGTTTCCTTGGGACAACATCACTCATGACCTGAGAGCCTTCCAAGAAAAGCTTAACCCTTCGGTGAAATGCTTAAAAGAGATCAACATAACCAAGTCGCAAGCAAGGCTCCAAAAGGAGTTGCAGAAGAGAAAGATATGCCACGATGTTGAAGCaggaacaacaacatcaaacgAAAACTACTCAAACATGGAGTTGGGTCCAAGCCAGGATGATGCAGAGAGGTTTTCGGCTTCTTTCGTAATGCTACTGAAGGAAGCAACTGACAAGATAAGTGATAACACAGCTGAAGAGGTGCTCAAGAAGAGTGAAACTGCTCTATGTTTGAGCAGTCTAGGGTTTTGCATTAGCAGACTGATGCAAGAAACAATATGTATTGTGACAGAAATAACCCATACAACTTGA